A single region of the Vicia villosa cultivar HV-30 ecotype Madison, WI linkage group LG4, Vvil1.0, whole genome shotgun sequence genome encodes:
- the LOC131600564 gene encoding probable pectate lyase 4: protein MVSQSINYVLWHFFLVVFIVIIFNLKLSCAEQSKLMDLNMNMIDHCWRPNPEWRRHRQHIATCSVGYAGKMTNNIGKDLVHYKVTDPNDDPINPKFGTLRYGASVIQGKVWITFQKDMNIRLVKPLLISSFTTIDGRGVNIHIANNACLMIFKATNIIIHSIRIHHCKAQAPGMVMGPNGKVIHLGPVDGDAIRLVTASKIWIDHNTLYNCEDGLLDVTRGSSNVTISNNWFRKQDKVMLLGHDDGYVRDRNMKVTVVYNHFGPNCNQRMPRIRHGYAHAANNLYLGWVQYAIGGSMGPSLKSEANRFIAPKVGSKEVTWRNIGQKNGNQWEFHSVRDAFENGASFAITKGGRVPKPNYSKEQSFKVVDVKYVRSLTRSSGAFKCSKTFIC, encoded by the exons ATGGTATCTCAAAGTATCAATTATGTCCTATGGCATTTTTTTTTGGTTGTTTTCATTGTTATCATTTTCAATCTAAAACTCAGTTGTGCCGAACAATCAAAGTTAATGGATTTGAATATGAACATGATTGATCATTGTTGGAGGCCAAATCCTGAATGGAGGAGGCATAGGCAACATATAGCGACTTGCTCTGTAGGCTATGCTGGAAAAATGACAAACAATATTGGTAAAGACCTCGTACATTATAAAGTTACTGATCCAAATGATGACCCTATAAACCCTAAATTCGGTACATTGAGATATGGAGCCTCTGTAATTCAAGGTAAAGTATGGATCACATTTCAAAAGGACATGAACATTAGACTTGTGAAACCCCTTCTCATTAGTAGTTTCACTACCATTGATGGTCGCGGTGTCAATATCCATATTGCTAACAATGCATGTTTAATGATATTCAAG gCCACCAATATAATCATTCATAGTATTCGAATTCATCACTGCAAAGCTCAAGCCCCGGGGATGGTGATGGGGCCTAATGGAAAGGTAATTCATTTGGGTCCCGTTGATGGAGATGCAATAAGATTGGTTACTGCTTCAAAAATTTGGATTGATCATAATACACTTTATAATTGTGAAGATGGTCTTCTTGATGTCACTCGAGGTTCTAGTAATGTGACTATATCTAATAATTGGTTTAGAAAACAAGATAAGGTTATGCTTCTTGGTCATGATGATGGGTACGTGAGAGACAGAAACATGAAAGTTACTGTTGTGTACAATCATTTTGGACCTAACTGCAATCAACGAATGCCTAG GATTCGTCATGGATATGCACATGCAGCCAACAATCTTTATTTAGGATGGGTTCAATATGCCATTGGTGGAAGTATGGGACCTAGTCTAAAAAGTGAGGCCAACCGCTTCATCGCACCAAAAGTTGGGAGTAAAGAG GTAACATGGAGAAACATTGGTCAAAAAAATGGGAACCAATGGGAATTTCATTCAGTAAGAGATGCATTTGAAAATGGAGCCTCTTTTGCGATAACAAAAGGTGGACGTGTGCCAAAGCCGAATTATAGTAAAGAACAAAGTTTTAAAGTTGTTGATGTTAAATATGTTAGATCATTGACAAGATCATCAGGCGCATTTAAATGTAGTAAAACCTTTATATGTTGA